One Nodularia sp. LEGE 06071 DNA segment encodes these proteins:
- a CDS encoding type II toxin-antitoxin system VapC family toxin has translation MNKVEKSLIDTDILSEIIKRVNPVIIAKANIYLNEFDKYTISVITVMEIVEGWQKRKQEQRLQQFLTILNSQEILSFELTEAVLAGRIYADLEAVGKRIGYPDCMIAAIAIHHNLTLVTGNLSHYQRIQNLGYSLRLDNWRL, from the coding sequence ATGAATAAAGTAGAAAAATCCCTAATTGATACGGATATTCTTTCAGAAATTATTAAACGAGTAAATCCTGTTATTATTGCTAAGGCTAATATTTACTTAAATGAATTTGATAAATATACAATTTCTGTAATCACAGTTATGGAAATTGTAGAAGGTTGGCAAAAACGCAAGCAAGAGCAACGTCTTCAGCAGTTTTTAACTATCCTGAATTCACAGGAAATATTATCTTTTGAATTGACAGAAGCAGTTTTAGCCGGGAGAATATACGCTGATTTAGAGGCAGTAGGAAAAAGGATTGGTTATCCTGATTGTATGATTGCTGCTATTGCTATCCATCATAATCTGACTTTAGTTACTGGTAATTTATCTCATTACCAAAGAATTCAAAACTTAGGTTATTCACTCAGACTAGATAACTGGCGTTTATAA
- a CDS encoding HD domain-containing protein: MKTKAPLPHDFLKNQKVSAIVEAYFEFNHLKQLYRQGWLQRGIPSQNCESVAEHSFCVTLLALFLVESYFPELDKWKVICMALLHDLGEIHAGDFTPLDNVESSEKQRLEYQSVEKVLSKLPGGSTHLALWKEYEAGTSPEARFIHEIDCLEMGLQASVYRQQNLVDPKSFFASAQKVLCDSRLLQILQELESLKICDDMENYDNKTIQ; this comes from the coding sequence ATGAAAACTAAAGCTCCTTTACCCCACGATTTTCTCAAAAACCAAAAAGTATCAGCCATTGTTGAAGCGTATTTTGAGTTCAATCATCTCAAACAACTCTATCGCCAAGGTTGGTTGCAACGTGGTATCCCCTCTCAGAATTGCGAGAGTGTTGCTGAACATTCATTTTGCGTCACTCTATTGGCACTATTTTTGGTGGAATCTTACTTTCCTGAATTGGATAAGTGGAAAGTGATTTGCATGGCGTTATTACATGACCTTGGAGAAATTCATGCAGGTGACTTTACACCTCTAGATAATGTGGAGTCCTCAGAAAAACAGCGTCTCGAATATCAATCTGTGGAAAAAGTTCTATCGAAACTACCTGGTGGTTCCACTCACTTGGCGTTGTGGAAAGAGTATGAAGCAGGAACATCACCAGAAGCTCGCTTTATTCATGAGATTGATTGTTTAGAGATGGGTTTGCAAGCCAGTGTTTATAGACAACAAAATCTGGTTGATCCAAAAAGCTTCTTTGCCTCCGCTCAAAAGGTTCTTTGTGACTCCAGGCTTCTACAGATATTGCAAGAATTAGAGTCTCTGAAAATATGTGATGATATGGAGAATTATGACAACAAAACGATTCAGTAA
- a CDS encoding tRNA-dihydrouridine synthase family protein — translation MSQVSLPQSLQKDLPLTALAPMQDVTNHWFMKVIAHYGSPDYFFTEYFRVNDTSRLNRSILAAITENDTGRPVFAQMIGESIPDLVRTARELCGYNIAGVDLNMGCPAPRIYRKNVGGGLLLSPEKVDRILGELRQAVNDRPLTVKMRVGFENTDTFYEILDVINRHSIDLLSVHGRTVKDMYHGAVKYDLIAEAVRRVDCPVLANGNIYSAKTALEVLSQTGAAGVMVGRWAIGNPWLFNQIRQALRFEPITPVPLVEVRNYIDRLWQTPTAATMPVRSRIGYLKRFLNYIALSVDAEGDFLRLMRRTQTEVELLNLCDRVLLTEGTKTLALTPYSGV, via the coding sequence ATGTCCCAGGTATCACTCCCCCAATCGCTCCAAAAAGACCTCCCCCTCACCGCTCTTGCGCCCATGCAGGATGTGACAAACCACTGGTTTATGAAGGTGATTGCCCACTACGGCAGTCCTGACTATTTCTTCACCGAGTATTTCCGCGTCAATGATACCTCACGGCTGAATCGGAGCATTCTGGCAGCAATCACCGAAAACGACACGGGTCGCCCGGTTTTTGCTCAAATGATTGGCGAAAGCATTCCAGACTTAGTAAGAACAGCACGGGAACTCTGCGGCTATAATATCGCTGGAGTTGACTTGAACATGGGCTGTCCAGCACCTAGAATTTATCGCAAAAATGTTGGGGGTGGATTGCTGCTTTCACCAGAAAAAGTGGATCGGATTTTGGGAGAATTGCGGCAAGCAGTGAATGATCGACCTTTGACTGTGAAGATGCGGGTAGGCTTTGAAAATACAGATACCTTTTACGAAATTCTAGATGTAATAAATCGCCACAGTATTGATTTGCTGAGTGTGCATGGTCGCACGGTGAAAGATATGTATCACGGGGCAGTAAAGTATGATTTGATCGCTGAAGCGGTCAGACGGGTCGATTGTCCAGTGCTGGCCAATGGCAATATCTACTCGGCGAAAACTGCCCTGGAAGTGCTTTCTCAAACGGGCGCGGCGGGTGTGATGGTGGGACGCTGGGCGATCGGGAATCCTTGGCTTTTTAATCAAATTCGACAGGCTTTGCGCTTCGAGCCGATTACGCCCGTTCCTTTAGTAGAGGTACGCAACTATATTGATCGTTTATGGCAAACCCCAACAGCGGCAACTATGCCAGTGCGATCGCGCATCGGCTACCTCAAAAGGTTCCTCAATTACATTGCCTTGAGTGTTGACGCTGAAGGTGATTTCCTGCGACTGATGCGACGGACGCAGACTGAGGTAGAACTGCTTAACCTCTGCGATCGCGTTCTCCTGACTGAAGGAACGAAAACTTTAGCCCTCACACCCTACTCAGGCGTGTAA
- the recA gene encoding recombinase RecA has product MAINTDTSGKEKALNIVLNQIERSFGKGAIMRLGDATRMRVETISTGALTLDLALGGGLPKGRVIEIYGPESSGKTTVALHALAEVQKNGGVAAFVDAEHALDPTYAAALGVDIENLLVSQPDTGESALEIVDQLVRSAAVDIVVIDSVAALVPRAEIEGDMGDIHVGLQARLMSQALRKITGNIGKSGCTVIFINQLRQKIGITYGSPETTTGGNALKFYASVRLDIRRIQTLKKGTEEFGNRVKVKVAKNKVAPPFRVAEFDIIFGKGVSTLGCLVDLAEETGVIVRKGAWYSYNGDNISQGRDNAIKYLEEKPEFAAEIKELVRQKLDMGAVVSANSVAKANQEEEEEVELEEEE; this is encoded by the coding sequence ATGGCTATCAACACAGATACTTCTGGCAAAGAAAAAGCATTAAATATAGTACTCAACCAGATTGAGCGCAGCTTCGGTAAAGGAGCAATCATGCGCCTGGGTGATGCTACCCGGATGCGAGTAGAGACAATTTCCACAGGGGCGCTCACCTTAGATTTAGCATTGGGCGGAGGATTACCCAAAGGACGGGTAATTGAAATTTATGGGCCAGAAAGTTCTGGTAAAACCACAGTAGCGCTACACGCCCTCGCCGAAGTCCAAAAAAATGGCGGTGTTGCCGCCTTCGTTGATGCAGAACACGCCCTAGATCCTACCTATGCGGCAGCTTTGGGTGTAGATATTGAAAACTTGCTAGTTTCCCAACCTGATACAGGCGAATCTGCTTTAGAAATTGTCGATCAGCTGGTGCGCTCCGCCGCAGTTGATATTGTCGTCATCGACTCAGTAGCAGCACTAGTACCTCGTGCCGAAATTGAAGGAGATATGGGTGACATCCACGTTGGACTTCAAGCCCGGTTGATGAGCCAAGCTCTCCGTAAAATCACTGGCAACATAGGTAAATCAGGCTGTACAGTCATTTTCATCAACCAGTTGCGGCAGAAAATCGGTATTACTTACGGTAGCCCAGAAACTACAACTGGCGGTAACGCCTTGAAATTTTACGCCTCAGTCCGCCTGGATATTCGCCGGATTCAAACCTTGAAAAAAGGCACTGAAGAATTTGGTAACCGAGTCAAAGTCAAAGTCGCCAAAAATAAAGTTGCACCGCCCTTTAGAGTCGCGGAATTTGACATTATCTTTGGTAAAGGAGTTTCCACCTTGGGTTGTCTGGTTGACTTAGCAGAAGAAACAGGCGTGATTGTTCGCAAAGGAGCCTGGTACAGTTACAACGGTGATAACATTTCCCAAGGTCGAGACAACGCTATCAAGTACCTAGAAGAAAAGCCCGAATTTGCTGCCGAAATCAAGGAACTGGTGCGACAAAAGCTAGATATGGGGGCTGTTGTTTCTGCTAACTCTGTAGCCAAAGCTAATCAGGAAGAAGAAGAAGAAGTGGAATTAGAAGAAGAAGAATAG
- a CDS encoding serine/threonine-protein kinase, producing the protein MSYCLNPTCTNPENKAYSHRCHSCGARLLLRDRYRVVKPLGQGGFGATFLANDQALPGEPSCVIKQLRPSGTAPHILQMARELFEREARTLGKIGNHPQVPRLLDYFEEQEQFYLIQEYISGSTLQQEVKQNGIFSEAGIKQFLSETLPLLQYIHEQKVIHRDIKPANLIRRTQDARMVLIDFGAVKNQVSQAALNQSGQTALTAYAIGTPGFAPPEQMAMRPVYASDIYALGVTCVYLLSAKTPKDLDYNPKTGEMMWEHLVQANDHLTTVMRKMLDVSVRNRYQSAEEVLRALEMEPYLDSLAQSLLVKSDASVKEPTNHSVENSAILFHNPSPAANSGGGAAQVAAAIRARRAKNAEAEGIRQGYSADKPANVANNTSISSQRHNSQGRKLNSQSLLTAYLKGRRDFALHNLSFLKLPGADLSETNFHSAQLQGTNLQGANLHNSDFGRASLNKANLRDANVSKAYFNHADLEGADLRGADLSEAYLSNANLRGANLCGANLSGAKVSDEQLGLAKTNWMTIRPNGKRGLL; encoded by the coding sequence ATGAGCTATTGCTTAAATCCTACCTGTACCAATCCAGAAAATAAGGCATATAGCCACAGGTGTCACTCATGTGGCGCGCGACTATTATTGCGCGATCGCTATCGGGTGGTCAAACCATTAGGTCAAGGTGGCTTCGGAGCAACATTCTTAGCTAACGACCAAGCCTTACCAGGAGAACCGAGTTGCGTAATTAAACAACTACGTCCTTCCGGAACCGCACCACACATCTTGCAAATGGCGCGAGAGTTATTTGAGCGAGAAGCCAGAACCTTAGGTAAGATTGGCAATCATCCTCAAGTACCAAGGCTACTTGACTATTTTGAAGAGCAAGAACAATTTTATTTAATTCAAGAATATATTAGTGGTTCGACTCTGCAACAAGAGGTGAAACAGAATGGGATCTTCAGCGAAGCGGGAATCAAACAGTTTTTGAGCGAGACTTTGCCGTTGTTGCAATACATCCACGAGCAAAAAGTAATTCACCGTGACATCAAGCCAGCTAATTTAATTCGCCGGACTCAAGATGCCAGAATGGTGCTGATTGACTTTGGTGCTGTGAAAAATCAAGTCAGCCAAGCAGCACTCAACCAATCAGGACAGACAGCATTAACGGCATACGCTATTGGTACTCCTGGTTTCGCACCTCCAGAGCAAATGGCTATGCGTCCAGTGTACGCCAGTGATATCTACGCCCTGGGTGTGACCTGTGTTTATCTGCTGAGTGCTAAAACTCCTAAAGATTTAGATTACAATCCCAAAACAGGCGAGATGATGTGGGAGCATCTGGTACAAGCCAATGATCATCTCACCACTGTGATGCGAAAAATGTTAGACGTGTCAGTACGCAATCGCTACCAGTCAGCAGAAGAAGTACTGCGAGCCTTAGAGATGGAACCCTATTTGGACAGTTTAGCCCAGAGCTTGCTGGTTAAATCGGATGCTAGTGTTAAAGAGCCAACAAATCACAGCGTGGAAAATTCTGCTATTTTATTCCACAACCCTTCTCCTGCGGCTAATAGCGGAGGAGGTGCAGCACAAGTAGCCGCAGCAATCCGAGCTAGACGAGCCAAGAATGCAGAAGCCGAGGGAATACGTCAGGGATATTCGGCAGATAAACCAGCAAATGTGGCTAACAACACCAGTATTAGTTCCCAGCGTCACAATTCTCAAGGGCGCAAATTAAATTCCCAAAGTTTACTCACGGCTTATTTGAAGGGAAGACGGGATTTTGCTCTACACAATTTAAGTTTTCTGAAATTGCCGGGTGCTGACTTATCCGAAACAAATTTTCATTCGGCTCAATTGCAAGGTACTAATCTCCAAGGTGCTAATCTCCACAATAGCGACTTTGGCAGAGCTAGTCTCAATAAAGCAAATCTCAGGGACGCTAATGTGAGCAAAGCCTATTTCAACCATGCGGATTTAGAAGGAGCAGACCTGCGAGGCGCAGACCTCAGTGAGGCCTATCTCAGCAATGCTAATCTCCGAGGAGCTAATCTGTGTGGTGCTAATCTCTCTGGTGCCAAGGTTTCTGATGAGCAGCTAGGGTTAGCGAAAACCAATTGGATGACAATCCGCCCCAATGGTAAACGAGGGTTATTGTAA
- a CDS encoding metallothionein, which produces MNTVTQMKCACPNCLCIVSLEDAINKEGKYYCSEGCAEGHKTIKGCGHNGCGC; this is translated from the coding sequence ATGAATACCGTAACCCAAATGAAATGCGCTTGTCCCAATTGCCTGTGTATTGTTTCACTTGAGGATGCGATCAACAAAGAAGGTAAATACTATTGTTCTGAAGGCTGTGCTGAAGGTCACAAAACGATCAAAGGCTGTGGTCATAATGGCTGTGGCTGTTAA